A genomic region of Procambarus clarkii isolate CNS0578487 chromosome 30, FALCON_Pclarkii_2.0, whole genome shotgun sequence contains the following coding sequences:
- the LOC138369860 gene encoding complement C1q-like protein 4 produces the protein MSPRGLIMAALLVISTQQDVTLPTETGFRPRPMVTVSPPTTDINTTLPASAPGGDVAFTVKKAANLTMTLPATVIFQEVVTNAGEAWHQNSSEFVVPVDGGYFLTFNAVGGNSSDFTMALLKNKVPQVTAYGTLSHFEHSSNSVFLELHRGDVVSLQLQEGMIYDHPFNETYTTFTGFLVYHI, from the exons ATGTCGCCCCGTGGTCTCATCATGGCAGCGTTACTGGTTATCAGTACACAACAGGATGTAACTCTCCCAACTGAGACAGGCTTTAGGCCCCGTCCAATGGTGACTGTATCGCCACCCACAACTGACATTAATACTACCTtgcctgcttcagctcctgg AGGTGACGTTGCCTTCACAGTGAAAAAGGCGGCAAACTTGACTATGACCCTACCAGCTACAGTAATATTCCAG GAGGTCGTAACTAATGCTGGTGAAGCCTGGCATCAAAACTCCAGCGAGTTCGTGGTACCAGTTGATGGAGGTTATTTCTTAACCTTTAACGCTGTTGGTGGCAACAGTAGCGACTTCAC GATGGCTCTGCTAAAGAACAAAGTTCCTCAAGTGACTGCATATGGAACGCTAAGCCATTTTGAACACTCTTCTAACTCGGTGTTCTTGGAGCTCCACCGTGGTGACGTGGTGTCCCTGCAGCTGCAGGAGGGCATGATCTACGACCACCCTTTTAACGAGACTTACACCACATTCACTGGCTTCCTTGTTTATCATATTTAA